The Plectropomus leopardus isolate mb unplaced genomic scaffold, YSFRI_Pleo_2.0 unplaced_scaffold15360, whole genome shotgun sequence DNA segment tttttttttttgcagggcgCCAGTCAGACCATGACCACTCTGAAGAACCTGGTCCACAAAGGAGTCAAAGTGGATTTGGGTCTGCCGTACGAGCTGTGGGACGAGCCCTCGGTGGAGGTGTCCGACATGAAAAAACAGGTAGGAGGACGCGTGTGTTTGTCTGCCTGCTGTAAACATTAAAACTCAGTCCaacttttcagtattttaatttttagaggtgttttatatgttacggtgtgtgtgtgtgtgtgtgtgtgcagtgtgagaCGATGCTCGAGCAGTACGAGGAGGTCGTGGAGGACTGGTACTTCCACCATCAGGACCAGAGGCTGGAGACCTTCCTCTGTGAGACGCACGTCCTCAAGACGTCAGAACAAGGTAGGAcgtaaagacatttttaggattttagattAAGTTAGGACCTTTGTCGGGGTTGCGGAGGATCCtccattggcactttttttgataaacaatctctattttgatgcatttttttgcactctggcaccttttgtatatttaaagtACAATAAAACGATCCCACACGGGCTGAAAGCTTTAAATCTTacaaactgctcctttaagtcACTGTCTGTGAgactcatttcaaaataaagtctgcaGCTGAAatggctgttgtgtttttctcgCCCTCCCTCAGAATGTATAAAGGAGACGTGGAAAGGAGACGTGGGAGTGAAAGGAGG contains these protein-coding regions:
- the LOC121964359 gene encoding protein canopy 4-like, which codes for LQGASQTMTTLKNLVHKGVKVDLGLPYELWDEPSVEVSDMKKQCETMLEQYEEVVEDWYFHHQDQRLETFLCETHVLKTSEQECIKETWKGDVGVKGGAKEAASADEEGKTHDAAEL